A DNA window from Actinomadura coerulea contains the following coding sequences:
- a CDS encoding C40 family peptidase, whose protein sequence is MLRTAVTATVTGLALTVPLGSTAFAALNPTVLRSLHLDAATLEKVQAYDRYRTRETLQRKRAKKALRFARKQLGKPYRWGGDGPGGYDCSGLMMAAWRRAGVKIPRVTYSQYRQVDRKVAMRSLKPGDLIFFHGRSHVGMYVGHGRFLHAPNSGARIRVDRFGAARKRQFAGAVRPGAPAYREWSPSVRELVEKIDRMSAEKRADQPPDSERTPQIPPSRSTSNQKSDNPPITTPGHIPAGKAAPPGGHSARPDDSAAQAPRSDRPSDESKPEPRPRAVAHPRSFWNGPGLEPWAKYVAP, encoded by the coding sequence ATGCTCCGAACGGCCGTCACGGCCACCGTGACCGGGCTCGCGCTGACGGTCCCGCTGGGTTCCACGGCCTTCGCCGCGCTGAACCCGACGGTGCTGAGGAGCCTGCACCTCGACGCGGCCACCCTGGAGAAGGTCCAGGCGTACGACAGGTACCGGACGCGGGAGACCCTCCAGCGCAAGCGCGCCAAGAAGGCGCTGCGGTTCGCCCGCAAGCAGCTCGGCAAGCCCTACCGGTGGGGCGGGGACGGGCCGGGCGGCTACGACTGCTCCGGTCTCATGATGGCCGCGTGGCGGCGGGCGGGCGTCAAGATCCCCCGCGTCACCTACTCCCAGTACCGCCAGGTGGACCGGAAGGTCGCGATGCGGAGCCTCAAGCCCGGGGACCTCATCTTCTTCCACGGCCGCAGCCACGTCGGCATGTACGTGGGGCACGGCCGGTTCCTGCACGCGCCCAATTCGGGGGCCAGGATCCGCGTCGACAGGTTCGGCGCGGCGCGCAAGAGGCAGTTCGCGGGCGCGGTGCGGCCCGGGGCGCCCGCCTACCGCGAGTGGTCGCCGTCCGTGCGGGAGCTCGTCGAGAAGATCGACCGGATGAGCGCCGAGAAGCGGGCCGACCAGCCCCCTGATAGCGAGCGGACCCCCCAGATTCCGCCATCACGTAGCACATCAAACCAGAAATCCGACAATCCCCCAATTACCACCCCCGGACACATCCCGGCGGGAAAGGCCGCACCACCCGGCGGCCATTCCGCGAGGCCGGACGATTCCGCGGCACAGGCTCCGCGAAGCGACAGACCGTCGGACGAGTCAAAGCCTGAGCCCCGGCCGAGAGCCGTGGCGCACCCCAGATCCTTCTGGAACGGCCCCGGCCTCGAGCCGTGGGCGAAGTACGTCGCTCCCTAG
- a CDS encoding aldo/keto reductase, with translation MEYTQLGRTGLKVSRLVLGTMNFGPFTEEPDAHAIMDAALDAGINFFDTANAYGWGANKGRTEEIIGSWFAQGGGRREKTVLATKVYADMAAPDEPWPNRGGLSALHIRQAAEASLRRLGTDHIDLYQFHHIDRSTPWEEIWQAIDVLVQQGKVLYAGSSNFPGWGIAQANEAAARRGSLGLVSEQCLYNLVERRAEMEVVPAARAYGLGVIPWSPLHGGVLGGVLRKERDGDGSRSRSGRAAEMLNDPVERARVQAYEDLCGEHGLDPGDVGLAWLLTRPGVTGPIVGPRVRGQLDSAVRAAALELPEEFLAALDEIFPGPGPAPEAFAW, from the coding sequence ATGGAGTACACCCAGCTCGGCCGTACCGGCCTGAAGGTCAGCCGCCTGGTGCTCGGCACGATGAACTTCGGCCCGTTCACCGAGGAGCCCGACGCACACGCGATCATGGACGCGGCGCTCGACGCGGGGATCAACTTCTTCGACACCGCGAACGCCTACGGGTGGGGCGCGAACAAGGGCCGCACCGAGGAGATCATCGGCTCCTGGTTCGCCCAGGGCGGCGGGCGGCGCGAGAAGACCGTCCTCGCGACGAAGGTCTACGCCGACATGGCGGCGCCGGACGAGCCCTGGCCGAACCGGGGCGGGCTGTCCGCGCTGCACATCCGCCAGGCCGCCGAGGCGTCGCTGAGGCGGCTCGGGACCGACCACATCGACCTGTACCAGTTCCACCACATCGACCGGTCGACGCCGTGGGAGGAGATCTGGCAGGCGATCGACGTCCTGGTCCAGCAGGGCAAGGTGCTGTACGCCGGGTCGTCCAACTTCCCCGGCTGGGGCATCGCGCAGGCCAACGAGGCCGCCGCCCGCCGCGGCTCGCTCGGCCTGGTCAGCGAGCAGTGCCTGTACAACCTGGTCGAGCGGCGCGCCGAGATGGAGGTCGTCCCGGCCGCGCGGGCCTACGGGCTCGGCGTGATCCCGTGGTCGCCGCTGCACGGCGGGGTGCTCGGCGGCGTCCTGCGCAAGGAGCGCGACGGGGACGGCTCCCGGTCCCGGTCGGGCCGCGCCGCGGAGATGCTGAACGACCCGGTGGAGCGGGCGCGCGTCCAGGCCTACGAGGACCTGTGCGGCGAGCACGGCCTGGACCCGGGCGACGTCGGCCTCGCCTGGCTCCTCACCCGCCCCGGCGTGACCGGGCCGATCGTCGGCCCGCGCGTCCGCGGGCAGCTCGACTCCGCCGTCCGCGCCGCCGCGCTGGAGCTGCCGGAGGAGTTCCTGGCCGCCCTGGACGAGATCTTCCCCGGCCCGGGCCCCGCGCCGGAGGCGTTCGCCTGGTGA
- a CDS encoding SAM-dependent methyltransferase, protein MNDQDRPSLADIPHDVPTSARAYGWLLGGKDNYEVDRQFIRAQLEHHPAGLDITRQNRLFLYRAVRYLAAEAGIRQFIDMGCGLPTDANVHQVARDFVPDARVVYVDIDPIVLAHGRALLAGDSSTTVIQGDMRDQDTILEDPEVKRLIDFDEPVATLFLSVGHHLPDADDPRRVLNTIMDRAAPGSHLTFSQVACDDPVRSAEMTAQVTGAGIPWQTRTPAEIDALLSDFDPVEPGLRNLVDWRPLDVQPPLAPVPPELERYEGASRLDRGIYEYGGVLRKR, encoded by the coding sequence GTGAACGATCAAGACAGGCCGTCCCTGGCGGACATCCCCCACGACGTCCCGACGTCCGCCCGCGCCTACGGCTGGCTGCTCGGCGGCAAGGACAACTACGAGGTCGACCGGCAGTTCATCCGGGCGCAGCTGGAGCACCACCCCGCCGGGCTCGACATCACCCGGCAGAACCGCCTGTTCCTGTACCGCGCCGTCCGGTACCTGGCCGCCGAGGCGGGGATCCGCCAGTTCATCGACATGGGCTGCGGTCTGCCGACCGACGCGAACGTGCACCAGGTCGCCCGCGACTTCGTGCCGGACGCGCGCGTCGTCTACGTGGACATCGACCCGATCGTCCTCGCGCACGGCAGGGCGCTGCTGGCCGGCGACTCCTCGACCACGGTCATCCAGGGCGACATGCGCGACCAGGACACCATCCTGGAGGACCCCGAGGTCAAGCGGCTGATCGACTTCGACGAGCCGGTCGCGACCCTGTTCCTGTCGGTCGGCCACCACCTGCCCGACGCCGACGACCCCCGCCGCGTGCTGAACACGATCATGGACCGGGCGGCGCCGGGCAGCCACCTGACCTTCTCCCAGGTCGCCTGCGACGACCCGGTGCGCAGCGCCGAGATGACCGCGCAGGTCACCGGGGCGGGCATCCCGTGGCAGACGCGGACGCCCGCCGAGATCGACGCGCTGCTGTCGGACTTCGACCCCGTCGAGCCGGGCCTGCGCAACCTGGTCGACTGGCGCCCGCTGGACGTGCAGCCGCCGCTCGCCCCCGTCCCGCCCGAGCTGGAGCGCTACGAGGGCGCCTCCAGGCTGGACCGCGGCATCTACGAGTACGGCGGGGTGCTGCGCAAGCGCTAG
- a CDS encoding metal ABC transporter solute-binding protein, Zn/Mn family yields MMSAQRARALGAGAALTLTSLGAAACGSSPGAGAAETVSVVASTNVYGDIARQIGGDRVKVTSFISDPAQDPHSFEAGTRTRLAMSKAGVVIENGGGYDDFMDTLLKGSGSKARVLNAVQISGKTAPAGEELNEHVWYDLPSVARLADRISAALAEASPEDARTFSANAASFKARLKTLEGRVAAVKAAHSGEGVAVTEPVPGHLLAAAGLVDRTPEEFAEAVEEGDDVPPRALRDTLALLTGRKVRALVVNVQTSGPQTGRVREAAGEADVPVVPVAETLPAGRDYVAWMDGTIAALQKALS; encoded by the coding sequence ATGATGTCTGCTCAGCGCGCCCGCGCCCTCGGGGCGGGCGCCGCCCTCACCCTCACCTCGCTCGGCGCCGCCGCCTGCGGTTCGTCCCCCGGCGCCGGGGCCGCGGAGACGGTCTCGGTCGTGGCCTCGACCAACGTGTACGGGGACATCGCGCGGCAGATCGGCGGCGACAGGGTGAAGGTGACCTCGTTCATCAGCGACCCCGCGCAGGACCCGCACTCCTTCGAGGCGGGGACGCGCACCAGGCTCGCGATGTCCAAGGCCGGTGTGGTCATCGAGAACGGCGGCGGCTACGACGACTTCATGGACACGCTGCTGAAGGGCTCCGGGTCGAAGGCCCGGGTGCTCAACGCCGTCCAGATCTCCGGGAAGACCGCCCCGGCGGGCGAGGAACTGAACGAGCACGTCTGGTACGACCTCCCCTCCGTCGCGCGGCTGGCCGACCGGATCTCCGCCGCGCTCGCCGAGGCCAGCCCCGAGGACGCGCGGACGTTCTCCGCGAACGCCGCCTCCTTCAAGGCGAGGCTGAAGACGCTGGAGGGGAGGGTGGCGGCGGTCAAGGCCGCGCACTCGGGCGAAGGCGTGGCGGTCACCGAGCCCGTCCCGGGCCACCTGCTGGCGGCGGCCGGGCTGGTCGACCGGACGCCGGAGGAGTTCGCCGAGGCGGTCGAGGAGGGGGACGACGTCCCGCCGCGGGCGCTGCGCGACACCCTGGCGCTGCTCACCGGCCGGAAGGTGCGGGCGCTCGTCGTGAACGTGCAGACGAGCGGCCCGCAGACCGGCAGGGTCCGCGAGGCGGCCGGCGAGGCGGACGTCCCGGTGGTGCCGGTCGCCGAGACCCTCCCGGCCGGCCGGGACTACGTCGCCTGGATGGACGGCACCATCGCCGCGCTCCAGAAGGCGCTCTCGTGA
- a CDS encoding metal ABC transporter ATP-binding protein — protein MIALRGATLAYGERTLWRGLDLDVRPGEFLAVVGSNGSGKTSLLRVLLGLQRLSSGTVSVDGRRPRRGSDAVGYVPQHRAVPPHTPLRSRDLVRLGIDGHRWGPWRPRRDARRRVDAALADVGAAAFADVPLELLSGGELQRVRIAQALATGPRVLLCDEPLASLDAEHQRVVAGLVDRRCRDHGTTVVFVTHEIDPILPFADRFLDMGTAHGAPASLRETA, from the coding sequence GTGATCGCCTTGCGCGGCGCGACCCTGGCCTACGGCGAGCGGACCCTGTGGCGCGGGCTGGACCTCGACGTGCGGCCCGGCGAGTTCCTCGCCGTCGTCGGCTCCAACGGGTCGGGGAAGACCAGCCTGCTCAGGGTGCTGCTCGGGCTCCAGCGGCTGTCGTCCGGAACGGTCTCGGTGGACGGGCGCCGCCCCCGGCGGGGCAGCGACGCCGTCGGGTACGTCCCGCAGCACCGGGCCGTCCCGCCGCACACCCCGCTGCGCTCCCGCGACCTCGTGCGGCTCGGCATCGACGGCCACCGCTGGGGCCCCTGGCGGCCGCGCCGGGACGCGCGCCGCCGCGTCGACGCCGCCCTCGCCGACGTGGGCGCCGCCGCGTTCGCCGACGTCCCGCTCGAACTGCTGTCGGGCGGCGAGCTCCAGCGGGTGCGCATCGCGCAGGCGCTGGCCACCGGCCCGCGCGTCCTGCTGTGCGACGAGCCGCTGGCCTCACTGGACGCCGAGCACCAGCGCGTCGTCGCCGGGCTGGTCGACCGGCGCTGCCGCGACCACGGCACGACCGTCGTGTTCGTCACGCACGAGATCGACCCGATCCTCCCGTTCGCCGACCGGTTCCTCGACATGGGCACCGCCCACGGGGCCCCGGCCTCCCTCCGGGAGACGGCATGA
- a CDS encoding metal ABC transporter permease: MSWQEAWHEIFNFRDYGALLGLVRNSLVAGAVLGLVGGLAGTFVVMRDLAFAVHGISELSFAGAAAALLAGASVAGGSIAGALVAAGLIGVLGAKARDRGSAIGVLMPFGLGLGVLFLSLYQGRSANKFGILTGQIVAIDTPRLSWLLATSAVVLACLAVMWRPLAFASLDPDVAAARGVPVRALSPAFLLVLGLAVAVSVQVVGALLVLALLCTPAAAAVRVTASPVLAPVLSAALATVSVLGGILLSIGSSIPISPYVTTVSFLLYGVCRAVGAVRARRGWTARGTRPGTVPT, encoded by the coding sequence ATGAGCTGGCAGGAGGCGTGGCACGAGATCTTCAACTTCCGGGACTACGGGGCGCTGCTCGGGCTGGTGCGCAACTCGCTCGTCGCGGGGGCCGTGCTCGGGCTGGTCGGCGGGCTCGCCGGGACGTTCGTCGTCATGCGCGACCTGGCGTTCGCCGTGCACGGGATCAGCGAGCTGTCGTTCGCCGGCGCGGCCGCCGCCCTGCTGGCCGGGGCGAGCGTGGCGGGCGGTTCGATCGCGGGGGCCCTGGTGGCCGCCGGGCTGATCGGGGTGCTCGGCGCGAAGGCGCGCGACCGCGGCTCGGCCATCGGGGTGCTGATGCCGTTCGGACTCGGGCTGGGCGTGCTGTTCCTGTCGCTCTACCAGGGCCGGTCGGCCAACAAGTTCGGGATCCTCACCGGGCAGATCGTGGCGATCGACACGCCGCGGCTGTCGTGGCTGCTCGCGACGTCGGCGGTGGTGCTGGCGTGCCTCGCGGTCATGTGGCGCCCGCTGGCCTTCGCGAGCCTGGACCCGGACGTGGCGGCGGCGCGGGGCGTGCCGGTGCGGGCGCTGTCGCCGGCCTTCCTGCTGGTGCTCGGCCTGGCGGTGGCCGTGTCCGTGCAGGTCGTGGGCGCGCTGCTGGTGCTCGCGCTGCTGTGCACGCCGGCCGCGGCGGCGGTGCGGGTCACCGCGTCGCCCGTGCTGGCACCGGTGCTGAGCGCGGCGCTCGCGACGGTGTCGGTGCTCGGCGGGATCCTGCTGTCGATCGGGTCCAGCATCCCGATCAGCCCGTACGTCACCACGGTCTCGTTCCTGCTGTACGGGGTGTGCCGCGCGGTGGGAGCCGTCCGGGCCCGGCGGGGATGGACGGCGCGGGGAACGCGTCCCGGCACCGTCCCCACATGA
- a CDS encoding rod shape-determining protein, whose amino-acid sequence MWDFAGRDTAIDLGSATVRMHVKGRGVVCREPSLLARSRDTGRILALGVPAREMAGRNPDVTLVRPIREGAPTETDEAEYLMRHLVRRHHRRHYTARPRLVVTVPSGLTSVHYRALQFSAYQAGARRLTLVPTPIAAAIGMGMTSCGRPDITVVADIGADVTDVGVIAFGGLVTSHTAHIGGSALDRAIAALVRQEHGIALSLAGAEAAKLEVGAVPPLGRRPVRQTVVHGRDIATGMPRGIVLTTADVARAISAPVARIVDAIGAALAGCSPEISGDLLGVGITLTGGCARLPGLERLVRDRTGLGARVGDDTGDAAVLGAGEVLRSAGTREPSAREGSPRPYLLTTLAEY is encoded by the coding sequence ATGTGGGATTTCGCGGGCCGGGACACCGCTATCGACCTGGGAAGCGCGACCGTGCGGATGCATGTGAAGGGACGCGGCGTCGTCTGCCGCGAACCGTCACTGCTCGCACGCTCCCGCGACACCGGGCGCATACTCGCCCTCGGCGTCCCCGCGCGGGAGATGGCCGGACGCAATCCCGACGTCACGCTCGTGCGACCCATCCGCGAAGGCGCGCCGACCGAGACCGACGAGGCCGAGTACCTGATGCGGCACCTCGTGCGCCGCCACCACAGGCGCCACTACACCGCGCGCCCCCGCCTGGTCGTCACGGTCCCGAGCGGCCTGACCTCCGTCCACTACCGGGCGCTCCAGTTCTCCGCCTACCAGGCGGGCGCGCGCCGCCTCACGCTCGTGCCGACGCCCATCGCCGCCGCCATCGGCATGGGCATGACCTCCTGCGGGCGGCCCGACATCACGGTGGTCGCCGACATCGGCGCCGACGTCACCGACGTGGGCGTCATCGCGTTCGGCGGCCTCGTCACCTCGCACACCGCGCACATCGGCGGGTCGGCGCTGGACCGCGCCATCGCCGCGCTCGTCCGCCAGGAGCACGGCATCGCGCTGTCGCTCGCGGGCGCGGAGGCGGCCAAGCTGGAGGTCGGCGCGGTGCCGCCGCTCGGCCGCCGCCCGGTGCGGCAGACCGTGGTGCACGGGCGCGACATCGCGACGGGCATGCCGCGCGGCATCGTCCTCACCACCGCGGACGTCGCCCGCGCGATCTCCGCCCCGGTGGCGCGGATCGTGGACGCGATCGGCGCCGCGCTCGCCGGCTGCTCCCCCGAGATCTCCGGCGACCTGCTCGGCGTCGGCATCACGCTCACCGGCGGCTGCGCCCGGCTGCCCGGCCTGGAGCGGCTCGTCCGGGACCGCACGGGGCTGGGCGCGCGGGTCGGCGACGACACCGGCGACGCGGCCGTGCTCGGCGCCGGGGAGGTGCTGCGGTCCGCCGGGACGCGGGAACCGTCCGCCCGCGAGGGCTCACCGCGCCCGTACCTGCTGACGACACTGGCGGAGTACTGA
- a CDS encoding MBL fold metallo-hydrolase, translating to MSDAPDREGPGSPRLQEVSDGIFAYLQPDGTWWINNTGFLAGARGVTSVDSCSTERRTRAYLEAIRSVTDRPVRTLVNTHHHGDHTFGNYLFPGATVVGHEGTREGALSWGMPFDEPFWTKVDWGGVEIEPPFLTYADGVTLWVDDLRCEVRHVGTPAHTTNDSIVWIPERRVLFCGDLLFNGGTPFLMQGSVAGAIRVLEEVVAPLGAETIVPGHGPVAGPELIDRVIGYARFVQATAAEARRAGLAPLEAAREADLGPYAELTDPERLAGNLHRAYAELDGQPPGAPIDLVAALGDMVALNGGRPLTCRA from the coding sequence ATGAGCGACGCACCCGACCGCGAGGGACCGGGAAGCCCGCGGCTGCAGGAGGTCTCCGACGGGATCTTCGCCTACCTCCAGCCCGACGGCACCTGGTGGATCAACAACACCGGCTTCCTCGCGGGCGCGCGGGGGGTGACGAGCGTCGACTCCTGCTCGACCGAGCGCCGCACCCGCGCGTACCTGGAGGCGATCCGGTCGGTCACGGACCGTCCCGTCCGGACGCTGGTCAACACCCACCACCACGGCGACCACACCTTCGGCAACTACCTGTTCCCCGGGGCGACCGTCGTCGGCCACGAGGGCACGCGGGAGGGCGCGCTCAGCTGGGGCATGCCGTTCGACGAGCCGTTCTGGACGAAGGTCGACTGGGGCGGCGTCGAGATCGAGCCGCCGTTCCTCACCTACGCCGACGGCGTGACGCTGTGGGTGGACGACCTGCGCTGCGAGGTCCGGCACGTCGGGACGCCCGCGCACACCACCAACGACTCCATCGTCTGGATCCCCGAACGGCGGGTGCTGTTCTGCGGCGACCTGCTGTTCAACGGCGGCACCCCGTTCCTGATGCAGGGCTCGGTCGCGGGCGCGATCAGGGTGCTGGAGGAGGTCGTCGCGCCGCTCGGCGCGGAGACGATCGTCCCCGGGCACGGGCCCGTCGCCGGTCCCGAGCTCATCGACCGGGTGATCGGCTACGCGCGGTTCGTCCAGGCGACCGCGGCCGAGGCCCGGCGGGCCGGGCTGGCGCCCCTGGAGGCCGCCCGCGAGGCCGACCTCGGCCCGTACGCGGAGCTGACCGACCCCGAGCGCCTCGCCGGCAACCTGCACCGCGCCTACGCCGAGTTGGACGGGCAGCCGCCCGGCGCGCCGATCGACCTGGTCGCCGCCCTCGGCGACATGGTCGCCCTCAACGGGGGCCGCCCGCTCACCTGCCGCGCGTAG
- a CDS encoding VWA domain-containing protein, translating into MIPPDLERWRLVLGAPAEPCTGALGGGAAARDAALDWLYGRDPELAERGVRRGSGGGGDGEPERSDDRTGGTGPSQLTTVDWLDAVHRLFPRETIERLERDAVERYEIHEIVTDPAVLERIEPDEALLRAVLRTKHLMNPEVLALARRIVEAVVRQLMERLATEVRQAFHGTRSRRPSRVKNSRNFDFHGTVRANLAHYRPDERRLYIENPRFVSRTRRHVEQWQMILLVDQSGSMVGSVVHAAVTAACLWGLPGLKTHLVAFDTSVVDLSSDVTDPAELLMKVQLGGGTDIGRAVAYGAGLVENPRRSIVAVITDFFEGGSEWRLVEEVRRLVQQGTHVLGLAALDEEANPSYDRRTAQRLADEGAHVGAMTPGQLAEFVAERIGR; encoded by the coding sequence ATGATCCCGCCTGACCTGGAACGCTGGCGGCTCGTCCTCGGCGCGCCCGCCGAGCCGTGCACGGGCGCGCTCGGCGGCGGTGCCGCCGCACGGGACGCGGCGCTCGACTGGCTGTACGGGCGCGACCCCGAGCTCGCCGAGCGCGGCGTGCGGCGCGGCTCCGGCGGAGGCGGCGACGGCGAGCCCGAGCGGTCCGACGACCGCACCGGCGGGACCGGGCCGTCCCAGCTCACCACCGTCGACTGGCTCGACGCCGTGCACCGGCTCTTCCCGAGGGAGACGATCGAGCGGCTCGAACGCGACGCCGTCGAGCGGTACGAGATCCACGAGATCGTCACCGACCCGGCGGTCCTGGAGCGCATCGAGCCGGACGAGGCGCTGCTGCGCGCCGTGCTGCGGACCAAGCACCTGATGAACCCCGAGGTCCTCGCGCTGGCCCGCAGGATCGTCGAGGCCGTCGTCCGGCAGCTGATGGAGCGGCTGGCCACCGAGGTCCGGCAGGCGTTCCACGGCACCCGCTCGCGGCGGCCGAGCCGGGTGAAGAACTCCCGCAACTTCGACTTCCACGGCACCGTCCGCGCCAACCTCGCCCACTACCGGCCGGACGAGCGCCGCCTCTACATCGAGAACCCGAGGTTCGTGTCCCGGACCAGGCGGCACGTCGAGCAGTGGCAGATGATCCTGCTCGTCGACCAGTCCGGCTCCATGGTCGGGTCCGTCGTGCACGCCGCCGTCACCGCCGCGTGCCTGTGGGGGCTGCCCGGCCTCAAGACGCACCTCGTCGCGTTCGACACCTCCGTCGTCGACCTGAGCTCCGACGTGACCGACCCGGCGGAGCTGCTGATGAAGGTGCAGCTGGGCGGCGGCACCGACATCGGGCGGGCCGTGGCCTACGGGGCAGGCCTGGTGGAGAACCCGCGCCGCTCGATCGTCGCGGTCATCACCGACTTCTTCGAGGGCGGGAGCGAATGGCGGCTCGTCGAGGAGGTGCGGCGGCTCGTCCAGCAGGGCACGCACGTGCTCGGGCTGGCGGCGCTCGACGAGGAGGCGAACCCGTCCTACGACCGGAGGACGGCGCAGCGCCTCGCCGACGAGGGCGCCCACGTCGGCGCGATGACGCCGGGGCAGCTCGCCGAGTTCGTCGCGGAACGGATCGGCCGGTGA
- a CDS encoding DUF5682 family protein, which translates to MAVTFVGVRHHSPACARLVRETIRRLRPAYVLVEGPADFGDRIGELLLGHEPPVAVYSYYRDDERVHASWSPFCAYSPEWVALNEGRAAGAELRFIDLPAWHPAFADRSNRYADAERRYAEVTERLCREFAVDNTDVLWDHLFEIDAEGAGERLDAYFALLRGEAEAGEDDTARESYMAEWVRAAGADAGDRPVVVVTGGFHKPALEALAASGGTAWPGVPEPPGDATGGSFLVPYSFRRLDAFTGYQSGMPSPEYYQRLWEDGPDAAAGALVETVTARLRERGQVVSTADLIAARTLTAGLTRLRGHPAPARTDLLDGLVSALVNDDLDQRLPWTSRGALAPGAHPAVAEMVDALSGDRTGRLHPDTPAPPLVGHATAELARLGLDRGGPLVLKLTTPRGLERSRALHRLRVLRIPFADRRSGPATGADPELEERWTVDAADRDGRRHAALIEAGAYGPTLADAAAAALDERTNAAGADMERLAAVLFDAALCGCADQSGRIAESISAGVAGAADIGALGAALESVLGLWRHDRVLGTAGSPLFGTVVEECADRILWLAEGVRGGPAPADLRRLRALAAVRDALLHASGTLRLDRDAALGVARRVAAGSGAPADLRGAAFGLARVLGDASDPARAVRGAAVPATFGDWLAGLFALARQEVLDPGAALLGALDELVAGLGEEEFLVALPALRQAFEFFPPRERASIAQGLLDRRNLRGSARVLLRTPDAPLLTAEALALDARVDKALAAAGLAADAEGRPMTKSGEGTS; encoded by the coding sequence ATGGCCGTCACGTTCGTCGGCGTCCGGCACCACAGCCCCGCCTGCGCCCGGCTCGTCCGGGAGACGATCCGGCGGCTGCGGCCCGCGTACGTCCTGGTGGAGGGGCCCGCCGACTTCGGTGACCGGATCGGCGAGCTCCTCCTCGGCCACGAGCCGCCCGTCGCGGTCTACAGCTACTACCGCGACGACGAGCGCGTGCACGCCTCATGGTCGCCGTTCTGCGCCTACTCCCCGGAATGGGTGGCGCTGAACGAGGGCCGGGCCGCCGGGGCGGAGCTCCGCTTCATCGACCTGCCCGCCTGGCATCCCGCCTTCGCCGACCGCAGCAACCGCTACGCCGACGCCGAACGCCGCTACGCGGAGGTGACCGAGCGGCTGTGCCGCGAGTTCGCCGTCGACAACACCGACGTCCTCTGGGACCACCTGTTCGAGATCGACGCCGAGGGGGCGGGGGAGCGGCTCGACGCGTACTTCGCGCTCCTGCGGGGCGAGGCGGAGGCCGGAGAGGACGACACCGCCCGCGAGTCCTACATGGCGGAGTGGGTGCGGGCCGCCGGGGCCGACGCCGGAGACCGCCCCGTCGTCGTGGTGACCGGCGGCTTCCACAAGCCGGCCCTCGAGGCGCTCGCCGCGTCCGGCGGCACGGCGTGGCCGGGCGTGCCCGAGCCGCCCGGCGACGCCACCGGCGGCAGCTTCCTCGTCCCGTACTCGTTCCGGCGCCTCGACGCGTTCACCGGCTACCAGTCGGGCATGCCGTCGCCCGAGTACTACCAGCGGCTCTGGGAGGACGGCCCCGACGCGGCGGCCGGGGCGCTGGTGGAGACGGTCACGGCCCGGCTGCGCGAGCGGGGGCAGGTCGTGTCGACCGCCGACCTGATCGCCGCCCGCACCCTCACCGCGGGGCTCACCCGCCTGCGCGGCCATCCCGCGCCGGCCCGTACCGACCTGCTCGACGGCCTGGTGTCCGCGCTGGTGAACGACGACCTCGACCAGCGGCTCCCGTGGACCTCACGGGGCGCGCTCGCGCCGGGGGCGCACCCGGCCGTCGCCGAGATGGTGGACGCGCTGAGCGGCGACCGGACCGGGCGCCTGCACCCGGACACGCCCGCCCCGCCGCTCGTCGGCCACGCGACGGCCGAGCTGGCGCGGCTCGGGCTCGACCGCGGCGGCCCGCTCGTGCTGAAGCTGACGACCCCGCGCGGGCTGGAGCGGAGCCGGGCGCTGCACCGCCTGCGCGTCCTGCGGATCCCGTTCGCGGACCGCCGGTCCGGTCCCGCCACGGGCGCCGACCCGGAGCTGGAGGAGCGCTGGACCGTGGACGCCGCCGACCGCGACGGTCGCCGCCACGCCGCGCTCATCGAGGCGGGCGCCTACGGGCCGACGCTGGCCGACGCCGCGGCGGCCGCCCTGGACGAGCGGACGAACGCCGCGGGCGCCGACATGGAGCGCCTCGCCGCCGTGCTGTTCGACGCGGCGCTGTGCGGCTGCGCGGACCAGTCCGGCCGGATCGCCGAGTCCATCTCCGCCGGGGTCGCGGGCGCGGCGGACATCGGCGCGCTCGGCGCCGCGCTCGAATCCGTCCTCGGGCTGTGGCGGCACGACCGCGTCCTCGGCACGGCCGGCAGCCCGCTGTTCGGCACGGTCGTCGAGGAGTGCGCCGACCGGATCCTGTGGCTGGCCGAGGGCGTGCGCGGCGGCCCCGCGCCCGCCGACCTGCGCCGGCTCCGCGCCCTCGCCGCCGTCCGCGACGCGCTCCTGCACGCCTCCGGCACGCTGCGCCTCGACCGGGACGCGGCGCTCGGCGTCGCCCGCCGCGTCGCCGCCGGATCCGGCGCCCCGGCCGACCTGCGCGGCGCCGCGTTCGGGCTCGCCCGCGTTCTCGGCGATGCCTCCGACCCGGCCCGGGCGGTGCGCGGAGCGGCGGTCCCGGCGACGTTCGGCGACTGGCTCGCCGGGCTGTTCGCGCTGGCCAGGCAGGAGGTGCTCGACCCCGGCGCCGCCCTCCTCGGCGCCCTGGACGAGCTGGTCGCCGGGCTGGGCGAGGAGGAGTTCCTCGTCGCGCTGCCCGCGCTGCGGCAGGCGTTCGAGTTCTTCCCGCCCCGCGAGCGCGCGTCCATCGCCCAGGGGCTGCTGGACCGCCGGAACCTTCGCGGCTCCGCCCGCGTGCTGCTCCGCACGCCGGACGCTCCGCTGCTCACCGCCGAGGCCCTCGCCCTGGACGCCCGCGTGGACAAGGCCCTCGCGGCGGCGGGCCTCGCGGCGGACGCCGAAGGCCGCCCCATGACGAAGAGCGGGGAGGGGACATCATGA